In Desulfuromonas thiophila, the DNA window GGTGAGGAAGGCCAGAATGGCGGCGATCTCGTCGCGCAGGTACAGACGGATATCAACCGCCACCTGATCGTTGCGGCTGCGGGCCGTGTGCAGCTTGCCGCCGACCGGACCGATACGCTCGATCAGGCGGGCCTCGATGTTCATGTGAATGTCTTCAAGGGCGACGGAAAAGTCGAAGCGGCCGGCCTCGATATCGGTCAGGAGGTCTGTGAGACCGGCGAGAATCTGATCGGCTTCGGCGGTGGTGAGAATGCCCTGGCGCGCCAGCATGCGGCAATGGGCCATGCTGCCCTGAATGTCGTAACGGTACAGACGCTGATCGAAGGTGATGGAGGCGGTGAATTCCTGAACAAATTGGTCGGTCGGCTGGGTGAAACGGCCGCCCCACAGAGGCTGACTCATGCGGTTTCTCCTTGGCTGTCGGAAATGTCCGGCGCGCTGGCGGCCGGGTTGGTGCCGCGCGGATCGATACTGTGCCAGCCACCGGCGGCATCGGCGGCATAGACATGGTGCACCTTCAGCGGCATGCGGGTGGTGCGCGGATCGGTTTCGTGAAAGACCGGCAGATTGAAATAGTACAGCCGGCTGGCGGTGCCGAAACGCAGGCGGCACAGCGGCAGGCCAGCAAAATCGTCGGTGCTGAACTCGCTCAGTTGCAGCGTCGGCAGCTTGTGGTTTTTGTGGATCACCACGGCGGAGTGACCGAAGCTGTCCGTCGAGGGCAGCGGCAGGCTCTCGCGTGTGCTGCCGGCGCTGTTGCAGAACAGGGTGATGCAGTCGCGTACGCCGGGGGCGGCTTCGAGCAGTTCGCCGTAGAAGCCGTGCAGCACATCGCGGAAGACGCGGTGCTCCGGCTTGGGGTTGCACTCCAGCACCGCCAGCAGGTCGAGACGCTGGCGGGTTGAAAAATACAGCTGGTTGGCGTGATCGATCACCTGGCGGATGTTCGACTGGTAGAGGGTGCGGTAGAGATAGTCGAAACAGATCAGCGCCATGAAATTGAAGCCCGTTGGCTGGCTGCGCCACAGCGGAAAGATCTTGCCGTGGTAGAGATCGTGACGCGCGTCGATGGTTTCCTCGCCGGCGAAGGGGTGGCTTTTGGCCTGCAGAAACACGCGGCTGCGGCCGTCGCCTTCGCGGATGCAGGTCAGGGCGCTGTTGACCTTGAGCCCCTCGATGTCACCACTGCGGCGATCCTCGGTCACGGATTGCAGCAGTTCGGCGTTATCGGCGGGGAAACGTTCCACCAGGGCGTGAAAATCGGCCACCGCCATGTGTTCCAGGCCGATCATGCAAACGCTGTTGTGTGGCAGCTGGCGTTCGGCGGCCTGCAGGGCATCATCGACAAAGGCCAGCGGCAGTACCGCCTCGGGCAGCAGCATGAAATGCAGTTTGCGCAGGTTGCCCTGAGCCTGGCCGACCAGATCGAACAGGCCGGCGATGCGCTGCCATTTGCGCGCGCTGATCGCCGCCGGGTCGGTTTCACCGGCAAAGCGGATCTGGTTGGGAATCTGGCACAGCAGGCAGTGCAGATGGTGTCCGGGCGGAAAGTCAAGAAAGACCGGTTTTTCGACAATACGGAACATGGGCGGTCAGGGCAGCGGACAGAGGCCGGGGATTTCGCAGTCGGCATCGTCGCCCGGTGGCTGCAACCGGGGCCAGTTCACCTCCGGGTAGAGCCGTGCCAGCACCTGGCGACAGCCGGGCGGTACGTCCAGTGTCGGCAGGTGGTCGGCCTCGAACCAGACCGCCTCGCTCAGTTCGGCCGGATTGATGCGCAGCTGCAGCGTCAGTGGCCGGGCGCGGTAGTAAAGAATGATGTAGTGGTCCTTCTTGTGGCCGATGGCCAGATGTTCATAAATATCAACAAGCTCCGCCGGTTCGACCTGCAGCCCGACCTCCTCCTGGACCTCGCGCTGCAAGGCGCTGGCAATGGATTCGCCATGGTCGATCTTGCCGCCGGGCATGACCCATTGGCCGAAGAAGGGCGGAATGCTGCGGCGGGTCAGCAGGATGCGCGACTGGCTGTCGATGATGCAGGCCACCACCGAGGTCTTGATGGCGGGTTGCAGAGCGGTTTGCATGGCAATCCCGGAGATTGGGGCGCGGGCCGCCGGAGACGGCCCGCGCCGGGGTATTTCAGCCGTCGGTTACTTGCGGTTCTGCCGTTGGATGGCGGCGATACGCAGACGCAGGGCGTTGAGCTTGATGAAGCCCTCGGCATCGGCCTGATTGTAGACGTCGTCGGCCTCGAAGGTGGCGAAATCGACATTGAACAGGCTATCGCTGGCCGAATCGCGGCCGACCACGCGGGCGTGGCCCTTGTAGAGCTTGATGCGGGCCTTGCCGTTGACGCTTTGCTGGGTCTGGTCGATCAGGGCCTGCAGGGCGATGCGCTCGGGCGCGAACCAGTAGCCGTTGTAGATCATGTCGGCATAACGCGGTACCAGCGAATCCCGCAGATGCATCACCTCACGGTCCATGCAGATCGACTCGACGGCGCGATGGGCTTCTTCCAGAATGGTGCCACCCGGTGTCTCATAGACGCCACGGCTCTTCATGCCGACATAGCGGTTTTCCAGCAGATCAACGCGGCCGATACCGTGCTTGCCGCCAAGCTGGTTGAGTTTGGCCAGCAGGTTGGCCGGTGACAGGCGCTCACCGTTGACGGCCACGGCGTCGCCCTTCTCGAACTCAACCTCGACATACTCGGCCTGATCCGGCGCGTCCTCGGGCCGGACGGTGAGCTGGTACATCTCCTCTGGCGCCTCGGCCCAGGGATTCTCCAGGATGTCCCCTTCGAAGGAGATGTGCAGTAGGTTGCGGTCCGAGCTCCAGGGGAACTTCTTGCTGGTCGGGATCGGAATGTCGTGCTTGCGAGCGTATTCTTCGAGGGCGGTGCGGCTCTTCAGATCCCACTCGCGCCAGGGGGCAATGACCTTGATCGCCGGGTCGTAGTGGTAGTAGGCGATCTCGAAGCGCACCTGGTCGTTGCCCTTGCCGGTGGCGCCATGGGAGACGGCGTCGGCCCCTTCCTTGGCGGCGATTTCCATCTGCGCCTTGGCGATCAGCGGCCGGGCGATGGAGGTGCCGAGGAAGTAGCGGCCCTCGTAGATGGCATTGGCGCGAAACATCGGGAAGACGAAATCGCGGGCGAATTCCTCTTTCAGGTCGACAATGTGGCAGCTGCTGGCGCCGGTTTTTTTGGCCTTGGCGGGGATATGGTCGAGCTCTTCGCCCTGGCCGAGATCGGCCGAGTAGGCGACCACTTCGCAGTCGTATTCCTCGGTCAGCCACTTGAGGATGATGGAGGTGTCGAGCCCGCCGGAATAGGCGAGGACGACCTTCTTGACGGAACCTTTTCGTTGCATGGTTGTTCTCCTTGTTTCAGGGAAGCACCCGGGGCCGCCCATTGACGCCGGGTGTAAACCGTTGATGGCGTCAGCCTAGCACCGGATGACCCGGGTGCCGGCAATCAGATCGTGCAGGCCGCGCTTGTCGGCACGGATGGCCACCATCAGGTAGCCGACCAGCAGCAGAATGCTGGAGAGAAACTTGCCGAGGGTTTCGCGCCAGAAGGCACGGCCGTAGCCCACCGGTCCGCCATCGTCGGCCACCACCTGCAGACCCAGAACCATCTTGCCCGGCGTCTGGCCGTTGTAGCCGGTGAAAAAGACATAATAGGCCAGCGAGACCAGGGTGCCGCCCAGCATCAGCAGCAGTTCGGTTCCGCCATTGCTGTGCAGGGTGCCCAGCTCAATGACCAGGCGTAGTGCCGCCACCAGGGCGAACTGCGCCAGGGACGACAGCAGGCCATCGAGCAGGGCCGCCAGCAGCCGGCGCCAGAAACCGCCGGGCAGTGGCGCCGGTGGCGCTGCGGCAACAGGTGGCGGTGGGGGTGGTGAGGCTGACGCCACAGCCGCTGCCGCGGGTTCTGCCGCAGCCGGCAGAATAAAGCTGTTGCGGCAGCGTGGGCAGTGCACCTGCAGGGGCGGCGTCTGGGGCAGTTCGGCTGGTTTGACGTCACTGCTGAATCCGCAGTGGGGGCAGCGCAGTTCCATTGTCTAGGCGGCGCCGAGCAGGCGGGCCAGGATGGCTTTCTGCACATGCAGGCGGTTTTCCGCTTCGTCGAATACCACCGAATGGGGCCCTTCGAT includes these proteins:
- a CDS encoding NUDIX domain-containing protein, coding for MQTALQPAIKTSVVACIIDSQSRILLTRRSIPPFFGQWVMPGGKIDHGESIASALQREVQEEVGLQVEPAELVDIYEHLAIGHKKDHYIILYYRARPLTLQLRINPAELSEAVWFEADHLPTLDVPPGCRQVLARLYPEVNWPRLQPPGDDADCEIPGLCPLP
- a CDS encoding argininosuccinate synthase produces the protein MQRKGSVKKVVLAYSGGLDTSIILKWLTEEYDCEVVAYSADLGQGEELDHIPAKAKKTGASSCHIVDLKEEFARDFVFPMFRANAIYEGRYFLGTSIARPLIAKAQMEIAAKEGADAVSHGATGKGNDQVRFEIAYYHYDPAIKVIAPWREWDLKSRTALEEYARKHDIPIPTSKKFPWSSDRNLLHISFEGDILENPWAEAPEEMYQLTVRPEDAPDQAEYVEVEFEKGDAVAVNGERLSPANLLAKLNQLGGKHGIGRVDLLENRYVGMKSRGVYETPGGTILEEAHRAVESICMDREVMHLRDSLVPRYADMIYNGYWFAPERIALQALIDQTQQSVNGKARIKLYKGHARVVGRDSASDSLFNVDFATFEADDVYNQADAEGFIKLNALRLRIAAIQRQNRK
- a CDS encoding RDD family protein is translated as MELRCPHCGFSSDVKPAELPQTPPLQVHCPRCRNSFILPAAAEPAAAAVASASPPPPPPVAAAPPAPLPGGFWRRLLAALLDGLLSSLAQFALVAALRLVIELGTLHSNGGTELLLMLGGTLVSLAYYVFFTGYNGQTPGKMVLGLQVVADDGGPVGYGRAFWRETLGKFLSSILLLVGYLMVAIRADKRGLHDLIAGTRVIRC